A single Iodidimonas sp. SYSU 1G8 DNA region contains:
- a CDS encoding M48 family metalloprotease, which translates to MTLACPTRRGVMTGAACVGLLLASGGLRAETASARARVHDWLLRRPDMSFHDQAAFGEQLERSLFARAGGAYPNNFVQTAITEFVQPFFAASARPSLPWKATVIDNDMPGAWILPGGRLALYKGLIRYIDTADELAAVVAHCMGHAENGHLDQMMREPAFAERLGPREVAAILSRLDGESGASPLDPVIARALESAVFDTVRAGYGPQREADADAAIARLFAVTGHDVARGASIFVSVASLAPAQARRTTCLFLGHDQTDARVSALRASASGTGEWPANPGFDSLKLAFPTRRHYRPTPEGGTP; encoded by the coding sequence ATGACCCTCGCCTGTCCGACGCGGCGCGGCGTGATGACGGGCGCGGCCTGCGTCGGCCTGCTGCTGGCGAGCGGCGGCCTTCGCGCCGAGACCGCGAGCGCAAGAGCCCGTGTCCACGACTGGCTGCTCCGGCGGCCCGATATGTCCTTTCATGACCAGGCAGCCTTCGGCGAACAGCTTGAGCGTTCCCTCTTCGCCCGGGCCGGCGGCGCCTATCCAAACAATTTCGTCCAGACCGCCATCACCGAGTTCGTGCAGCCCTTCTTCGCCGCCTCGGCGCGGCCATCGCTGCCCTGGAAGGCGACGGTCATCGACAACGACATGCCCGGCGCGTGGATTCTCCCCGGCGGACGGCTCGCGCTCTACAAGGGCCTGATACGCTATATCGACACCGCCGATGAACTGGCCGCCGTCGTGGCGCACTGCATGGGACACGCCGAAAACGGTCACCTCGACCAGATGATGCGGGAGCCGGCCTTCGCCGAGCGGCTCGGCCCGCGCGAGGTCGCGGCGATCCTCTCGCGCCTCGACGGCGAGTCCGGCGCCAGCCCGCTCGACCCCGTCATCGCCCGCGCCCTGGAGTCGGCGGTGTTCGACACGGTGCGCGCTGGCTACGGCCCGCAACGGGAGGCCGACGCCGACGCCGCGATCGCCCGTCTGTTCGCCGTGACGGGGCACGATGTCGCGCGCGGCGCGTCGATCTTCGTCTCGGTCGCGTCCCTCGCGCCGGCGCAGGCGCGGCGGACCACCTGCCTGTTTCTCGGACATGACCAGACCGACGCGCGGGTGTCCGCCTTGCGCGCCAGCGCGTCCGGCACTGGTGAATGGCCCGCCAATCCCGGCTTCGATTCACTGAAACTGGCGTTCCCGACCCGGCGCCACTATCGGCCGACGCCGGAGGGCGGCACGCCATGA